One genomic segment of Flavobacteriaceae bacterium includes these proteins:
- a CDS encoding MmcQ/YjbR family DNA-binding protein, translating into MNIEQLHNYCIHKKGVTEEFPFDDDTLVFKVMGKMFALASLKKWERGEGAVNLKCDPDKSLELRASYESINAGFHMSQKHWNTVTVNRDVSDAFLEELIDYSYDLVVKGLTKKMKETLQKMKPLQH; encoded by the coding sequence ATGAATATTGAACAACTTCACAACTATTGTATACACAAAAAAGGAGTTACGGAAGAATTTCCTTTCGATGACGATACTTTGGTTTTTAAGGTAATGGGAAAAATGTTTGCATTGGCTTCACTTAAAAAGTGGGAGCGTGGAGAAGGAGCTGTCAATTTGAAATGCGATCCGGATAAATCTTTAGAATTACGAGCATCGTACGAAAGTATCAATGCCGGGTTTCATATGAGTCAAAAACATTGGAATACAGTTACCGTAAACAGAGATGTATCGGATGCATTTTTAGAAGAATTAATAGATTATTCCTACGATTTGGTAGTAAAGGGATTGACTAAAAAAATGAAAGAGACATTACAAAAAATGAAACCTTTGCAGCATTGA
- a CDS encoding dihydrodipicolinate synthase family protein → MGMEWRGVMPAITTKFTNEDQLDLHMFEKNISAQIDAGVHGIILGGTLGEASTLLEEEKRMLTKVTIDLVEGKIPVLMNIAEQSTKGAIGAAQKAEQDGVQGLMMLPPMRYKTDDRETIIYFKMVANNTSLPIMIYNNPVDYKIEVTLDMFEDLLECKNIEAVKESTRDTSNVTRIKNRFGDRLKIMTGVDTVALESLLMGADGWIAGLVCAFPSETVAIYELQKTGRIQEAIAIYRWFLPLLELDINPKLVQNIKLAEVYTGIGTENVRAPRLPLYGKERKHVIKIIEERLKNRPILPDYKNV, encoded by the coding sequence ATGGGTATGGAATGGAGAGGTGTCATGCCGGCAATAACTACAAAGTTTACAAATGAAGATCAATTAGATCTTCACATGTTTGAAAAAAATATCAGCGCACAAATAGATGCCGGTGTTCATGGAATCATTCTGGGAGGGACCCTGGGAGAAGCAAGTACCCTATTGGAAGAAGAAAAAAGAATGCTTACAAAAGTAACGATTGATCTCGTAGAAGGAAAAATCCCGGTACTCATGAATATTGCGGAACAATCTACCAAAGGGGCTATTGGTGCAGCACAAAAAGCAGAGCAAGATGGTGTACAGGGTTTGATGATGTTGCCACCTATGCGATACAAAACAGATGATAGAGAAACGATAATCTATTTTAAGATGGTTGCTAATAATACATCGCTGCCCATTATGATTTATAATAACCCGGTGGATTATAAAATTGAAGTTACCTTAGATATGTTTGAAGATTTACTGGAGTGTAAGAATATAGAAGCGGTAAAAGAATCTACAAGAGATACTTCAAATGTAACCCGCATCAAAAATAGATTTGGAGACCGATTAAAGATCATGACCGGAGTAGACACTGTTGCTTTGGAAAGTTTGCTAATGGGTGCTGACGGGTGGATTGCTGGTTTGGTTTGTGCATTTCCGTCGGAAACAGTCGCTATTTACGAATTACAAAAAACAGGAAGAATTCAGGAAGCAATAGCAATTTATCGATGGTTTCTACCTCTTTTAGAGTTGGATATAAATCCCAAGCTAGTACAAAATATAAAGTTGGCAGAAGTTTATACGGGAATAGGCACTGAAAATGTACGCGCACCTCGTCTGCCACTATATGGAAAAGAACGCAAGCATGTAATCAAAATAATAGAAGAAAGATTAAAGAACAGACCCATATTACCGGATTATAAAAATGTATAA
- a CDS encoding DUF4402 domain-containing protein, translating into MNKSNLLIAFVLTCVSMASFGQVFSGSGSMSVEAELVIPLTVTGSTLDFQKVAIPATGIRYYHVKGDGSMFSSNTGSPFSSADGAQTDFEGSPTVGTMTINGTPNTSFSISSLTNTVLTNSDGATVEFYRSSYQFGTASYINFTPNTYSLDGNGEFKMSIGGFIKVYGQDEATPSTPGVYTGTTTLTVSY; encoded by the coding sequence ATGAATAAATCAAATTTATTAATAGCATTCGTACTTACTTGTGTAAGTATGGCTTCATTCGGTCAAGTATTCTCAGGAAGTGGTTCTATGAGCGTAGAGGCAGAATTAGTAATTCCTCTAACCGTAACAGGGTCTACCCTTGATTTTCAAAAAGTAGCTATTCCAGCAACAGGAATACGTTATTATCATGTAAAGGGAGATGGTAGCATGTTCTCGTCAAATACAGGAAGTCCTTTCTCATCTGCAGATGGTGCACAAACAGACTTTGAAGGTTCTCCTACGGTAGGTACCATGACAATAAACGGAACTCCTAATACATCATTTTCTATTTCTAGTTTAACAAATACTGTTTTAACGAATTCTGATGGAGCAACTGTTGAGTTCTATCGTTCATCTTATCAGTTTGGAACAGCTTCTTATATTAATTTCACTCCTAATACTTATTCATTAGACGGTAATGGTGAATTTAAAATGAGTATAGGAGGTTTTATTAAGGTATATGGGCAAGATGAGGCAACACCAAGTACTCCGGGAGTGTACACAGGTACGACAACATTGACAGTATCTTATTAA
- a CDS encoding aldehyde dehydrogenase family protein: protein MITGKNYIGSSLSAKGAKIYKTFNPVLNIENEFVFTEASNEEIHEAVLLASRAFKEYGNTSGKQKAIFLNAIADEILALDDELIKVYCSETGLPEARAKGERGRTVFQLRSFADLVAEGSWVAATIDIPNPDREPVPKPDIRRMLIPLGPVVVFGASNFPLAYSTAGGDTVAAFAAGCPVIVKAHPMHAGTGELVASAIVKAIEKTGMPKGIFSNLNSSGIEVGITLVKHPSVKAVGFTGSIRGGRALLDLAAQREEPIPVFAEMGSINPVVILPEVLKERGDTLAKTYAGSITLGTGQFCTNPGLILGIKSDELTGFIQNLGKEIMAIQPSVMLHANIIRAYKNNKNNAIAQPGITLVANHKKPVHANIAQQAIATVEGKTFLENPILHREVFGPFSIVVQCKDIEELETIISHLEGQLTGTLIANDKEASKYASIISELQNRVGRMIYNGVPTGVEVCPSMVHGGPYPASTDSRFTAVGITSVKRWVRPFSYQDWPNELLPDELKDENPLGIIRTVNGKMTSEKL, encoded by the coding sequence ATGATTACAGGAAAAAACTACATAGGAAGCTCATTATCGGCAAAAGGAGCTAAAATATACAAAACCTTTAACCCGGTATTAAATATTGAAAATGAATTCGTATTTACAGAAGCCTCTAACGAAGAAATCCATGAAGCGGTTTTACTGGCTTCCCGAGCATTTAAAGAATATGGAAATACTTCAGGAAAACAAAAAGCCATATTTCTAAATGCCATTGCAGATGAAATTTTGGCTTTAGACGATGAGTTAATAAAAGTATACTGTTCCGAAACAGGCTTACCGGAAGCAAGAGCGAAAGGAGAGCGGGGGAGAACCGTTTTTCAGTTGAGAAGTTTTGCTGATTTGGTAGCGGAAGGTTCCTGGGTAGCAGCTACTATTGATATCCCAAATCCTGATAGAGAGCCCGTACCAAAACCGGATATTCGCAGAATGTTGATTCCATTAGGGCCAGTAGTCGTTTTTGGAGCCAGTAACTTTCCCTTAGCCTATTCCACCGCAGGAGGAGACACTGTGGCAGCTTTTGCGGCAGGATGCCCCGTAATTGTAAAAGCACATCCGATGCATGCCGGAACCGGAGAGTTAGTAGCCTCGGCAATTGTAAAAGCCATTGAAAAAACAGGAATGCCTAAAGGGATTTTCTCAAATTTGAACAGTAGCGGAATAGAAGTAGGCATAACATTAGTAAAACACCCGTCTGTAAAAGCTGTCGGGTTTACGGGAAGTATCCGAGGGGGAAGGGCTTTGTTAGACCTAGCAGCCCAACGAGAAGAGCCTATTCCTGTTTTTGCAGAAATGGGAAGCATTAATCCGGTAGTGATCCTTCCGGAAGTTTTAAAAGAAAGAGGCGATACATTGGCAAAAACATATGCAGGCTCTATTACTTTAGGAACCGGGCAGTTTTGTACAAACCCCGGATTAATACTGGGAATTAAAAGTGATGAACTCACTGGCTTTATTCAAAATTTAGGCAAAGAAATAATGGCAATCCAACCCTCTGTGATGTTGCATGCCAATATTATAAGAGCATATAAGAACAATAAAAATAATGCGATTGCCCAACCGGGTATCACGCTTGTTGCCAATCACAAAAAACCGGTACATGCCAATATTGCACAACAGGCGATTGCTACGGTTGAAGGTAAAACATTTTTAGAAAACCCAATATTACACCGGGAAGTCTTCGGTCCATTTTCAATAGTAGTACAATGTAAAGATATTGAAGAATTAGAAACCATTATTTCTCATTTGGAAGGCCAGTTAACAGGGACTTTAATCGCAAATGATAAAGAAGCATCAAAATATGCATCGATTATTTCCGAATTGCAAAACAGGGTAGGCAGGATGATTTATAATGGAGTCCCTACCGGTGTAGAAGTGTGTCCTTCTATGGTACATGGAGGGCCATATCCGGCTTCAACAGACAGTAGATTTACAGCTGTCGGAATAACATCTGTTAAACGTTGGGTCAGGCCATTTAGCTATCAGGATTGGCCCAATGAGCTGTTGCCAGATGAATTAAAAGACGAAAACCCTCTGGGAATTATCAGAACTGTAAACGGAAAAATGACTTCGGAAAAATTATAG
- a CDS encoding branched-chain amino acid aminotransferase: MGIKIEKITVSKINSIDFNHLPFGKVFTDHMFECDFVDGKWQQPLIKPYGPLQLDPSARVFHYGQAVFEGMKAYKDDHGAIFLFRPQENFLRINISSKRLAIPEFPETYFFEGLRTLLQLEKDWIKKGRGNSLYIRPLVIATESAISASPSNAYKFMIICSPAQSYYEEEVRVLFSEKYSRSADGGIGFAKAAGNYSTQFYPTNLANKEGFQQIVWTDASTHKYVEEAGTMNIFFRINDLLITPPVSDRILDGVTRKSVIQLAKDNDMEIEIRKVSVSEIKEAAKSGSLKEIFGSGTAAVINPIVGFKHGEETFELFKTEDSYARFFKQKLTDIQYNTGSDIHSWRYKI; this comes from the coding sequence ATGGGTATTAAAATAGAAAAAATAACGGTCTCGAAAATAAATTCGATAGATTTTAACCACTTGCCGTTTGGTAAAGTTTTTACAGATCATATGTTTGAGTGCGATTTTGTTGACGGGAAATGGCAGCAACCGTTAATCAAACCTTACGGCCCGTTACAATTAGATCCATCTGCAAGAGTTTTTCACTATGGACAGGCTGTTTTTGAAGGAATGAAAGCTTATAAAGATGATCATGGCGCTATTTTTTTGTTTCGACCGCAGGAGAATTTTTTGCGTATAAATATATCTTCAAAAAGATTGGCAATTCCGGAATTTCCCGAAACCTATTTTTTTGAGGGATTAAGGACCTTATTGCAGTTGGAAAAAGACTGGATCAAAAAAGGACGCGGAAATTCGTTATATATCAGGCCTTTGGTAATTGCAACGGAAAGCGCAATTTCTGCTTCTCCCTCTAATGCCTATAAGTTTATGATCATTTGTTCTCCGGCTCAGTCTTATTATGAAGAAGAAGTACGTGTTTTGTTCTCGGAAAAATACAGTCGTTCTGCTGACGGTGGTATTGGATTTGCAAAAGCAGCAGGAAACTATAGCACACAGTTCTACCCGACAAATCTGGCTAATAAAGAGGGTTTTCAGCAGATCGTCTGGACAGATGCAAGCACACATAAATATGTGGAAGAAGCGGGAACCATGAACATTTTTTTTAGGATCAACGATCTACTGATCACTCCGCCTGTTAGCGACAGGATCTTAGACGGGGTTACCAGAAAATCAGTGATTCAATTGGCAAAAGACAACGATATGGAAATTGAGATTCGAAAAGTTTCCGTATCAGAAATTAAAGAAGCTGCTAAAAGCGGCAGTTTAAAAGAAATTTTCGGTTCCGGAACTGCAGCGGTGATCAACCCGATCGTAGGTTTTAAACATGGAGAAGAAACATTTGAATTATTTAAAACAGAAGATTCGTATGCTCGTTTTTTTAAGCAAAAATTAACGGATATTCAATATAATACGGGTAGTGATATTCACAGTTGGCGATATAAAATATAA
- a CDS encoding prepilin-type N-terminal cleavage/methylation domain-containing protein yields the protein MRALYKKPDTYLRISFSAVKFLKKKIPAYNLQELLVVLVIIGILILIAMPTFTGVINNAKSIEAKQNLITIESFQSTYRFMHNSYANDLDKLDFIAPKTSEEGGTAYYTYQILEASKTAFKARATAVEDWDGDGIKNEWEINQDKQLVETAKD from the coding sequence ATGAGGGCATTGTATAAAAAACCGGATACTTATTTACGTATATCTTTCAGTGCTGTGAAATTTCTAAAAAAGAAAATACCTGCGTATAATTTACAGGAACTCTTAGTAGTCCTCGTCATTATCGGTATTCTGATTTTAATTGCCATGCCTACTTTTACAGGTGTTATTAACAATGCAAAAAGTATAGAAGCAAAACAAAATTTAATTACCATAGAAAGCTTTCAGAGCACCTACCGCTTTATGCATAATAGTTATGCCAATGATTTGGACAAGTTAGATTTTATTGCTCCCAAAACATCTGAGGAAGGTGGTACTGCCTATTATACGTATCAAATTTTAGAGGCGTCCAAAACCGCTTTTAAAGCCAGGGCTACTGCTGTGGAAGATTGGGATGGAGACGGTATTAAGAACGAGTGGGAAATCAATCAGGACAAGCAATTGGTAGAAACCGCAAAAGATTGA
- a CDS encoding prepilin-type N-terminal cleavage/methylation domain-containing protein, whose amino-acid sequence MKNIKMTAFTLSELMVVLVISSMVVTIAFFALNAVQKQIHTIRKVYENQQKIQYMERVLVADLNTHQGIYSKKDSILLFRNSKDSIQYHFKNRTVIRNKDTMYSNFVSKKIYFLGDEVKDGVVDALELHVSNTFSVNTIFVYKINDASQYVH is encoded by the coding sequence ATGAAAAATATAAAAATGACTGCTTTTACTTTGAGCGAACTGATGGTCGTATTAGTCATTTCCAGTATGGTTGTTACCATTGCTTTTTTTGCATTAAATGCTGTTCAAAAACAAATTCATACGATTCGGAAAGTGTATGAGAATCAGCAAAAAATTCAGTATATGGAAAGAGTATTAGTAGCAGATTTGAATACACATCAGGGGATTTATAGCAAGAAAGATAGTATTTTATTATTTCGCAATTCAAAAGATTCCATACAATATCACTTTAAAAACCGTACTGTTATTAGAAATAAAGATACCATGTATTCGAATTTCGTATCTAAAAAAATATACTTCCTGGGAGATGAGGTAAAAGACGGAGTCGTAGACGCATTAGAACTTCATGTTTCAAATACATTTTCCGTGAATACTATTTTTGTGTATAAAATCAACGATGCATCACAATATGTACATTAG
- a CDS encoding general secretion pathway protein GspD, with protein sequence MKLLKKCIELWFFCMLFNISVLAQNSQDVRIEKIKGQLTGLQSDIPGLLKIVDFSISTTELTTFLKAVATSNEINISVDSTLKNLILSQSFSNATVQDVLLYLCKQHQLTIEVTGNILVIKKYKQRYVPRNIPIAYDEKSSLLTIDLQNDSLSRVLRKITDITGKNLVFSIDLEGRRLTGFIKNKPFDDAINILAKTNHLKVSKTQEGFYLFENKDAVADRNSRPQRPRMANFYFKVKDTVRQILEVDFIDTPIEAIINDIGYDLKINMATSKPLKNIGKTSVKSDSIAFDALLSQILKDTRFVFKKEHDIYLFGDRKQSSVQNETIIPLMHRSIQMMMQPLQSNGINNNYQSLGNNQNNNFGTRNTNTIGNTDNYTRSSSSRRPVRTGRQDPFTDFNSDAEALLSIFPKSIKDSLNIGIDIEHNSFVVSGDALRINRFKDFLKKIDKPVPVILIEVMIIEVNKSVSFSIGLDLGIGENPTADQGTILDGTSGTNLTLGATTINNIIGGFNGFGSANLGKVVPNFYARIQALETNGDITIKSTPKLSTLNGHEATLSNGVRSYYKITRTDIIGSQNPQTINTVDYIPTDANLSIKIRPVISGDGNITLSINVVQSNFNSDRIAADAPPGINSREFTSTIRVNNKDVIILGGLEENLDNKSGSGVPFLARIPIIKYLFSKRTRTKSKKKLSVLIKPTIIN encoded by the coding sequence ATGAAGCTACTGAAAAAATGTATTGAGCTGTGGTTTTTTTGTATGTTATTTAATATAAGTGTCTTAGCTCAAAATAGCCAAGATGTAAGAATAGAAAAAATAAAAGGGCAGCTAACCGGTTTACAGTCAGATATCCCGGGATTGCTAAAAATAGTAGATTTTTCGATAAGTACTACCGAGCTAACTACTTTTTTAAAAGCCGTTGCTACCAGTAATGAAATTAATATTAGTGTTGATTCGACATTAAAAAACCTGATATTGTCGCAGAGTTTCTCCAATGCCACCGTACAAGATGTACTGCTGTATTTATGTAAGCAACATCAACTTACCATAGAGGTTACAGGAAATATTTTAGTGATAAAAAAATACAAACAACGCTACGTGCCCAGAAATATTCCGATAGCATATGATGAGAAATCTTCTCTGCTTACGATTGATTTACAAAACGATTCGTTATCTCGGGTACTCAGGAAAATTACGGATATAACAGGTAAAAACCTGGTTTTTTCAATAGACTTGGAAGGCAGGAGATTAACAGGGTTTATTAAAAATAAACCCTTTGATGATGCTATCAATATACTTGCCAAAACAAATCATTTGAAAGTAAGTAAAACCCAGGAGGGTTTTTACCTGTTTGAAAATAAAGATGCCGTCGCTGATAGAAATTCAAGACCACAAAGACCCAGAATGGCTAATTTTTACTTTAAAGTAAAAGATACCGTACGTCAAATTTTAGAAGTAGATTTTATAGATACGCCTATTGAGGCAATTATTAACGATATCGGATACGACCTGAAAATTAATATGGCAACCAGTAAGCCGTTAAAAAATATAGGTAAGACTTCCGTAAAATCAGATAGTATTGCTTTTGATGCACTTTTGAGTCAAATTCTGAAAGACACCCGTTTTGTATTTAAAAAAGAACATGATATATACTTATTTGGTGACAGGAAACAATCTTCAGTACAAAATGAGACTATTATACCTTTGATGCATCGTTCTATTCAAATGATGATGCAGCCTTTACAGAGTAATGGCATTAACAATAACTATCAATCTTTAGGAAATAATCAAAATAATAACTTCGGAACTCGAAATACTAATACTATAGGAAATACAGATAATTATACAAGATCTTCTTCGTCGAGAAGACCCGTAAGAACCGGCCGGCAAGATCCGTTTACGGACTTTAACAGCGATGCGGAAGCATTGTTAAGTATTTTTCCGAAAAGTATTAAAGACAGCCTCAATATAGGCATAGATATTGAACACAATAGCTTTGTGGTAAGCGGAGATGCGTTGAGAATCAACCGGTTTAAAGATTTTTTAAAAAAAATAGATAAGCCTGTTCCTGTTATTTTAATAGAGGTGATGATTATAGAAGTTAATAAATCCGTTTCTTTTTCAATAGGACTGGATTTGGGTATTGGCGAAAATCCAACTGCGGATCAGGGGACTATTTTAGATGGTACAAGTGGTACCAACCTTACCTTAGGTGCTACTACTATCAATAATATCATTGGCGGATTTAACGGTTTTGGAAGTGCAAATCTGGGAAAAGTAGTCCCTAATTTCTATGCCAGAATACAAGCACTTGAAACTAACGGTGATATTACCATTAAATCAACACCTAAATTATCTACTTTAAACGGACATGAGGCTACTTTATCAAACGGAGTGCGGTCATATTATAAAATAACCCGTACAGATATAATCGGTTCTCAAAATCCGCAGACAATAAACACCGTAGATTATATCCCTACGGATGCCAACCTGTCTATAAAGATCAGGCCTGTAATTTCCGGTGACGGAAACATCACCCTTAGTATAAATGTAGTACAATCTAATTTTAATAGTGATAGAATAGCTGCCGATGCACCGCCCGGAATCAACTCAAGAGAATTTACTTCCACCATACGAGTAAATAATAAAGATGTCATTATTTTGGGTGGACTCGAAGAAAATTTAGATAATAAATCCGGTTCCGGAGTTCCCTTTTTAGCTAGGATTCCTATTATAAAATACCTGTTTAGTAAGAGAACACGTACTAAATCAAAAAAGAAACTCTCAGTACTTATAAAACCTACTATCATTAATTAA
- a CDS encoding type II secretion system F family protein, whose translation MAFKLENIKTKNKTSNSIDVDAILKKEITLFGTSFSNKKKESFYVALSVLLKAGLTLKDALELISEEQKKPSDKKLIKSLLDELVTGKNLSAATENKKEFSEYETYSLQIGENTGNLERVTDELGLFYKRKNEQKRTIISALSYPVIVLCTAFAAIVFMLKFVVPMFEGIFKQNHVGLPWLTQVIIKMSNTFERYFWIGMILILAMVFFIQFSKKKIWYKKAKASFWLRVPFVGEFIRKVKIAQFTQAINLLTGSKIPLLNALELTRQMIDYYPLQHALLKVESDILKGKTLYESIKDIPIFDKRMSSLIKVAEETNQNETIFKRLTDQYNEEVEYKSKMISATIEPFVVLILGIIVATVLIAMYLPMFKMSAVIG comes from the coding sequence ATGGCATTCAAATTAGAAAACATAAAAACAAAAAATAAAACATCAAATTCCATAGATGTGGATGCTATTTTAAAAAAGGAAATTACATTGTTTGGAACTTCCTTTTCCAACAAGAAAAAAGAAAGTTTTTATGTGGCACTGAGTGTTTTACTAAAAGCAGGTTTGACATTAAAAGATGCATTGGAGCTGATTTCCGAAGAGCAAAAAAAACCTTCGGACAAAAAGCTCATAAAATCATTATTGGACGAGTTGGTAACCGGAAAAAATTTGTCTGCGGCTACCGAAAACAAAAAAGAATTTTCCGAATATGAAACCTATTCTTTACAGATAGGAGAAAATACGGGAAATTTAGAAAGAGTTACGGATGAATTAGGTCTTTTTTACAAACGTAAAAACGAACAAAAAAGAACTATCATTAGCGCATTGTCCTATCCGGTTATTGTATTGTGTACTGCTTTTGCGGCAATTGTATTTATGCTAAAATTTGTGGTACCAATGTTTGAAGGAATTTTTAAACAAAACCATGTGGGACTGCCTTGGTTAACACAAGTTATTATTAAAATGTCAAACACTTTTGAACGGTATTTCTGGATAGGAATGATACTGATTTTAGCCATGGTTTTTTTCATACAATTTTCAAAGAAAAAAATATGGTACAAAAAAGCAAAAGCATCTTTTTGGTTGCGGGTTCCTTTTGTAGGAGAATTTATAAGAAAAGTGAAAATTGCACAATTTACGCAGGCAATTAACCTGTTAACCGGTTCAAAAATCCCTTTATTAAACGCATTGGAACTGACACGACAAATGATTGATTACTACCCACTTCAGCATGCATTGCTAAAAGTAGAAAGCGATATTTTAAAAGGAAAAACACTCTATGAAAGTATAAAAGATATTCCTATTTTTGATAAGAGAATGAGTTCTTTGATCAAAGTGGCAGAAGAAACCAATCAGAATGAAACTATTTTTAAACGCCTGACCGATCAATACAATGAAGAAGTCGAATATAAATCGAAAATGATCAGTGCTACCATAGAACCCTTTGTAGTTTTAATACTAGGCATAATCGTCGCAACGGTCTTAATTGCGATGTACCTACCCATGTTTAAAATGAGTGCTGTCATTGGCTAA
- a CDS encoding type II/IV secretion system protein — translation MEGNMLQIETRILQLISSEQAYHYRVIPYKELSETVYLKTDRKDMALLALELQIMLGRKVVLENETSGNIENYLQHNYRKRTEIGSSLSYSEDFLLNMIYEAKETGSSDIHFEAYEKQHRVRFRIDGKLIEKYVISNEEYPKIVNRIKIMAGLDISEKRLPQDGRINLTTETEDFDIRVSSLPTLHGEKLVLRILSKDNVAIQLENLGFNAQELETYTSSVKKPNGIILISGPTGSGKTTTLYATLKLLNKKDTNILTIEDPIEYTLEGVNQVQLRENIGLDFASTLRTFLRQDPDIIMVGEIRDVETANMAIRAALTGHLVLSTIHTNSAWATVSRLIDMGIAPFLIASTLNVSVAQRLVRTLCNHCKKAMPLTDGVVPKGYKMPKEITSHYEAVGCAMCYQTGYRGRKAIYEIIPITRELVQKIQDKELEVEAYLKEHKIPTLHANAIQLIAEGITSIEEVYPLLLS, via the coding sequence ATGGAAGGCAATATGTTACAAATAGAAACCCGTATTCTTCAATTGATAAGCTCCGAGCAAGCATATCATTACAGGGTTATTCCGTATAAAGAACTATCAGAGACTGTTTATTTAAAAACAGATCGGAAAGATATGGCTTTACTGGCATTAGAGCTACAGATTATGTTGGGAAGAAAGGTAGTTTTGGAAAATGAAACTTCCGGGAATATTGAAAATTACCTGCAACACAACTATCGGAAAAGAACTGAAATCGGTAGCTCTCTGAGTTATTCGGAAGATTTTTTGTTGAACATGATTTACGAAGCTAAAGAAACCGGGAGTAGCGATATTCATTTTGAAGCGTATGAAAAACAGCACAGAGTACGTTTTCGTATTGATGGAAAGCTTATTGAAAAATATGTAATTTCCAATGAGGAATACCCAAAGATTGTCAATCGAATAAAGATTATGGCAGGGCTGGATATCTCTGAAAAGAGATTACCTCAGGACGGAAGGATTAACCTGACTACCGAAACAGAAGATTTTGACATTCGTGTATCTTCACTACCCACGTTACACGGCGAAAAATTAGTATTGCGAATACTATCCAAGGATAATGTAGCTATTCAATTGGAAAATTTAGGTTTTAATGCACAGGAATTAGAAACCTATACTTCATCCGTAAAAAAACCAAACGGAATTATACTTATTTCCGGCCCCACAGGTTCGGGAAAGACAACCACTTTATATGCTACGTTAAAGTTGTTAAATAAAAAAGATACAAACATTTTAACTATAGAAGACCCGATTGAATATACTCTGGAAGGAGTCAATCAGGTACAATTAAGAGAAAATATAGGCTTGGATTTTGCAAGTACCTTACGAACTTTTTTACGCCAGGACCCGGACATTATCATGGTAGGTGAAATACGTGATGTTGAAACTGCAAATATGGCAATAAGAGCTGCACTAACCGGACATTTAGTGCTCTCTACCATTCATACAAATTCCGCCTGGGCTACGGTTTCCAGGCTGATAGATATGGGAATTGCCCCTTTTTTAATTGCCAGTACCCTAAACGTGAGTGTGGCACAGCGTTTGGTGCGGACACTATGCAATCATTGTAAAAAAGCAATGCCTTTAACAGACGGTGTAGTACCCAAAGGATATAAGATGCCGAAAGAAATTACCTCGCATTACGAAGCTGTTGGCTGTGCAATGTGCTATCAGACCGGATATCGCGGACGAAAAGCAATTTATGAGATTATTCCCATTACCAGAGAATTGGTACAAAAAATCCAGGATAAAGAGCTGGAAGTGGAAGCCTACCTAAAAGAACATAAAATCCCTACCTTGCATGCAAATGCGATTCAATTGATTGCTGAAGGAATTACCTCTATTGAAGAAGTATATCCATTATTACTATCGTGA